The following are from one region of the Mycetohabitans rhizoxinica HKI 454 genome:
- a CDS encoding DUF3175 domain-containing protein, protein MTSSTRSHPSTRHRNGRPPRQRHATARAAHCGNRAKRWSRDVTQHSHALDLEPDVFKQGTAQQIAESLKRASMHSTRRRGTPFQSAMSMLNFYINRAGKHLPVSRRQVLERSKQALRDTFGRRRGS, encoded by the coding sequence ATGACAAGCAGCACCCGTTCCCATCCCTCCACCCGGCACCGTAATGGCCGCCCGCCGCGCCAGCGTCACGCGACAGCGCGCGCTGCCCATTGCGGCAACCGTGCAAAACGCTGGTCACGCGACGTGACCCAGCACAGCCACGCGTTGGACTTGGAGCCGGATGTCTTCAAGCAGGGCACGGCGCAGCAAATCGCTGAATCGCTTAAGCGCGCGTCGATGCACAGCACACGGCGTCGCGGCACGCCGTTCCAATCGGCCATGTCGATGCTAAATTTTTACATCAACCGAGCCGGAAAGCACTTACCTGTGTCGCGCCGCCAGGTCCTGGAACGATCCAAGCAGGCATTGCGGGACACATTCGGCCGGCGCCGAGGATCGTGA
- a CDS encoding DUF1328 domain-containing protein, giving the protein MLRYAVIFFIISIIAAVFGFGGIATGAAEIAKILFFIFLVIFLATLLLGLIRR; this is encoded by the coding sequence ATGCTTCGTTACGCTGTTATTTTTTTCATCATTTCTATCATCGCTGCCGTATTCGGCTTTGGCGGGATCGCTACGGGCGCAGCTGAAATCGCAAAAATACTGTTTTTCATCTTCCTCGTGATTTTTCTGGCGACGCTGTTGCTTGGCCTGATCAGGCGATAA